A genomic stretch from Streptomyces venezuelae ATCC 10712 includes:
- a CDS encoding carbohydrate ABC transporter permease translates to MTRPNGSRWAAPARPVWEEPPGRAGLAAKGTVLVLACLAVLFPLWIVVVTSLSSKKTITETGGLVVVPRDLTFLAYQELLSGGQVTRAAVVSVLVTLTGTLFSMTVSVLCAYGLSRPGSTGHRFILLTLMATMFFGAGLIPTYLLVQTLGLTDTYLALILPSAVSVFNILVLRGFFMGVSPELVDSARIDGAGDLRILWQIVMPLSRAVIAVITLFYAVGYWSAWFNASIYLSDQNMMPLQNVLIQLAQKQEIPVGLGQAVKAGDLSGLAVQMAVMVLALLPVAVLSPFVQKHFRKGVLTGAVKG, encoded by the coding sequence GTGACCCGACCGAACGGTTCGCGCTGGGCCGCGCCGGCCCGCCCCGTCTGGGAGGAGCCGCCCGGCAGGGCCGGCCTCGCCGCCAAGGGCACGGTCCTCGTCCTCGCCTGCCTCGCGGTCCTCTTCCCGCTGTGGATCGTAGTCGTCACCAGCCTCTCCTCCAAGAAGACGATCACGGAGACCGGCGGTCTCGTCGTCGTCCCGAGGGACCTCACCTTCCTCGCCTACCAGGAGCTGCTCAGCGGCGGCCAGGTCACCCGCGCCGCCGTCGTCAGCGTCCTCGTGACCCTGACCGGCACCCTCTTCTCGATGACCGTGTCCGTCCTCTGCGCGTACGGGCTCTCCCGGCCCGGCTCGACCGGCCACCGGTTCATCCTGCTGACCCTGATGGCCACGATGTTCTTCGGCGCCGGACTGATCCCCACCTACCTCCTCGTGCAGACCCTCGGCCTCACCGACACCTACCTCGCGCTGATCCTGCCCAGCGCCGTCAGCGTCTTCAACATCCTCGTCCTGCGGGGCTTCTTCATGGGCGTCTCGCCCGAACTCGTCGACAGCGCGCGCATCGACGGCGCCGGGGACCTGCGGATCCTCTGGCAGATCGTGATGCCGCTGTCGAGGGCGGTCATCGCCGTCATCACCCTCTTCTACGCGGTCGGTTACTGGAGCGCCTGGTTCAACGCCTCCATCTACCTCAGCGACCAGAACATGATGCCGCTCCAGAACGTCCTCATCCAGCTCGCCCAGAAACAGGAGATCCCCGTCGGCCTCGGCCAGGCCGTCAAGGCGGGCGACCTGTCCGGACTCGCGGTCCAGATGGCCGTGATGGTCCTCGCCCTGCTGCCCGTCGCCGTCCTCTCGCCCTTCGTCCAGAAGCACTTCAGGAAGGGCGTGCTCACCGGCGCCGTCAAGGGCTGA
- a CDS encoding extracellular solute-binding protein encodes MTPNAVSTGSRRSTPSRSDSGQSRRGFLASTAVAAAAVAGGAPLLTACGGGGTDGGKKDGTTTGKDAAKILPAFVGSTVVAPDLAPENGSAAGFTRAIPSAGLKASVAAKRGKGGALTIMAPFWGPPPAPDNPYYTAMNEAIGVRATWQNQDGNVYDQKLGAVLASSEIPDVVVVPGWNLGGKIPSAVEAKFEDLGPYLSGDKVKAYPNLAAIPTDAWQRSIFGGRLRGLPMPASYVTNIAPFYRKDLFDAKGWQPPTSADEFLALAKEITSARTKVWACGDLTWTAYNMFGVLSGSDKALGWTLVDGKLVNRIETPEYLEALAWTRKLFDAGVVHPDEKAQNQGDTGNRFTAGQCLIYNNDLSHWYAKTSEQAAQNPGFAMAAMDIPGHAGGRPKLWATNPANIWAFIRKGSSKAVVEDVLAVADFTAAPYGTKERMLTDYGVEGVHHTVENGLPVKTDKGNQEVSSSWMFVASPAPYIAHPDTPEVTRAMIEWQRRMGAVTSKSSFYGMTVTEPSRWTGLMNDFEQLEKDIVRGRKKVSDMQQAVSEWKTKGGDQLRDWYRKLLDTNGPAAG; translated from the coding sequence ATGACGCCGAACGCCGTCTCCACGGGCTCCCGGAGATCCACCCCGAGCCGGAGCGACTCCGGGCAGAGCCGCCGGGGCTTCCTCGCCTCCACCGCGGTCGCCGCCGCCGCGGTCGCCGGCGGCGCCCCGCTGCTCACGGCCTGCGGGGGCGGGGGCACGGACGGCGGGAAGAAGGACGGCACCACCACCGGCAAGGACGCGGCGAAGATCCTCCCCGCCTTCGTCGGGAGCACCGTCGTCGCCCCCGACCTCGCCCCGGAGAACGGCTCGGCCGCCGGCTTCACCCGCGCCATCCCGAGCGCCGGACTCAAGGCCTCCGTCGCGGCGAAGCGGGGCAAGGGCGGCGCCCTCACGATCATGGCCCCGTTCTGGGGCCCGCCGCCCGCCCCCGACAACCCGTACTACACGGCCATGAACGAGGCCATCGGCGTGCGGGCCACCTGGCAGAACCAGGACGGCAACGTCTACGACCAGAAGCTCGGCGCCGTCCTCGCCTCCAGCGAGATCCCCGACGTGGTCGTCGTCCCCGGCTGGAACCTCGGCGGCAAGATCCCCAGCGCCGTCGAGGCCAAGTTCGAAGACCTCGGCCCCTACCTCTCCGGCGACAAGGTCAAGGCCTACCCCAACCTCGCGGCGATCCCCACCGACGCCTGGCAGCGGTCCATCTTCGGCGGCAGACTGCGCGGACTGCCCATGCCCGCCTCGTACGTCACCAACATCGCGCCCTTCTACCGCAAGGACCTCTTCGACGCGAAGGGCTGGCAACCCCCCACGAGCGCCGACGAGTTCCTGGCCCTCGCCAAGGAGATCACCAGTGCCAGGACGAAGGTGTGGGCCTGCGGTGACCTGACCTGGACCGCGTACAACATGTTCGGCGTCCTGTCCGGAAGCGACAAGGCGCTCGGCTGGACCCTCGTCGACGGCAAGCTCGTCAACCGCATCGAGACCCCCGAGTACCTCGAAGCCCTCGCCTGGACCCGCAAGCTCTTCGACGCCGGAGTCGTCCACCCCGACGAGAAGGCCCAGAACCAGGGCGACACCGGAAACCGCTTCACCGCCGGCCAGTGCCTGATCTACAACAACGACCTCTCCCACTGGTACGCCAAGACCTCCGAACAGGCCGCGCAGAACCCCGGGTTCGCCATGGCGGCCATGGACATCCCCGGCCACGCCGGAGGCCGGCCGAAGCTCTGGGCCACCAACCCCGCCAACATCTGGGCGTTCATCCGGAAGGGCAGCTCCAAGGCGGTCGTCGAGGACGTGCTCGCCGTCGCCGACTTCACCGCCGCCCCCTACGGCACCAAGGAGCGGATGCTCACCGACTACGGCGTCGAAGGCGTCCACCACACGGTCGAGAACGGCCTGCCGGTCAAGACCGACAAGGGCAACCAGGAGGTCAGCAGCTCCTGGATGTTCGTCGCCAGCCCCGCCCCCTACATCGCGCACCCCGACACCCCCGAGGTCACCCGCGCCATGATCGAGTGGCAGCGGCGCATGGGCGCCGTGACGTCCAAGTCCTCCTTCTACGGCATGACCGTCACCGAGCCGTCCCGCTGGACCGGCCTCATGAACGACTTCGAACAGCTGGAGAAGGACATCGTCCGCGGCCGCAAGAAGGTCTCCGACATGCAGCAGGCCGTCTCCGAGTGGAAGACCAAGGGCGGCGACCAGCTCCGCGACTGGTACCGCAAGCTCCTCGACACCAACGGCCCCGCGGCGGGCTGA
- a CDS encoding glycoside hydrolase family 3 C-terminal domain-containing protein: MTAHRPPFRDPALPVARRVDDLLDRLTADERLALLHQFTPGIERLGLAPFRTGQEALHGVAWMGPATVFPQSVGLGATWHPELVRRVGEAVSREARAMRAKDDRVGLNVWAPTVNLLRNPLWGRGEEGYAEDPALTAAIATAFTRGLRGDHPVHWRTAPVLKHWLAHNNETARDTSSASVRPRVLHEYDLRAFRGPVEAGAVAGVMPAYNLVNGRPNHLSPYLEEQLRTWTDQELLVCSDAGAPSNLADSQGYFGSHEEAVAAALRAGVDSFTDHGTDASVILGRLRGALEAGLIDREDVDRAVRRQLTVRCLLGEFDPDLGPYAAEDRFDTPEHRELAREAAEAAVVLLRNEPPEPGERPLLPLAADGRRIAVVGLLGDACMLDWYSGSLIHRSSPLDGVRERFGADRVTFAEGVDRVRLRTASGALLRVPESPGAAGAARGAEGALDPALLAGRTDLPPLTADAEGSELALVDRGDGVLTLRAPDGRYLSVAGDGFVRASADQPGGWVVQETFRLEAREDHGNGHLLLHLGTGGYVSVAAEGVKVAAGRESADVFTVEVVERGEEAVARAAAGADTVVVVAGNDPHINGRETEDRTTLALPAHQERLWRAAHAANPRTVLVLVSSYPYAVPAAAATLPALLWTAHGGQAAGTALARVLAGDVSPAGRLPQTWYAADEDLPDLLDYDVIGGRQTYLYFDGTPLFPFGHGLSYTTFGYEELTAAVDGETVRISCTVTNTGAVASDEVVQVYARAVAPTVPRPHRELVAHERVSLAPGASVSLAFEAPTAALGHWDVAHGRWTVEPGAYELQAGASSADVRRTVRVEVAGEAPGPRPVLTAGLSAADYDEQSGTVLVDRAKTSGDAVTPADPGVPGVLLYRACDFGDGVAEIAVTASGTGEVTFFAADGTTLAGVVVGPTDGPYAYATVAVACRVRGVTDLRVELRGRVRLAHVACSG, encoded by the coding sequence GTGACCGCACACCGGCCGCCCTTCCGTGACCCGGCGCTCCCCGTGGCCCGCCGTGTCGACGATCTGCTCGACCGGCTCACCGCCGACGAACGGCTCGCACTCCTCCACCAGTTCACCCCCGGGATCGAACGCCTCGGCCTGGCCCCCTTCCGCACCGGACAGGAGGCCCTGCACGGAGTCGCCTGGATGGGACCTGCGACCGTGTTCCCGCAGTCCGTGGGCCTGGGCGCCACCTGGCACCCGGAGCTGGTGCGCAGGGTCGGCGAGGCGGTCTCCCGCGAGGCGCGCGCCATGCGCGCCAAGGACGACCGGGTCGGCCTCAACGTGTGGGCGCCGACGGTGAACCTGCTGCGCAACCCGCTCTGGGGGCGCGGCGAGGAGGGGTACGCGGAGGACCCGGCGCTGACCGCCGCGATCGCCACCGCGTTCACCCGGGGGCTGCGCGGCGACCATCCGGTCCACTGGCGCACCGCGCCCGTCCTCAAGCACTGGCTGGCGCACAACAACGAGACGGCGCGGGACACCTCCTCGGCGTCCGTACGCCCCCGGGTGCTGCACGAGTACGACCTGCGGGCCTTCCGCGGTCCGGTGGAGGCGGGCGCGGTGGCCGGGGTGATGCCCGCGTACAACCTGGTCAACGGCCGCCCGAACCACCTCTCCCCGTATCTGGAGGAGCAGCTGCGCACCTGGACGGACCAGGAGCTGCTGGTCTGCTCGGACGCGGGCGCGCCGTCCAACCTGGCGGACTCGCAGGGGTACTTCGGGTCGCACGAGGAGGCGGTGGCGGCCGCGCTGCGGGCCGGGGTCGACTCCTTCACCGACCACGGCACGGACGCCTCGGTGATCCTGGGGCGGCTGCGCGGCGCCCTGGAGGCGGGGCTGATCGACCGGGAGGACGTGGACCGGGCGGTGCGGCGCCAGCTGACCGTACGGTGCCTGCTCGGCGAGTTCGACCCGGACCTCGGCCCGTACGCGGCGGAGGACCGGTTCGACACGCCCGAGCACCGGGAGCTGGCCCGCGAGGCGGCGGAGGCGGCGGTGGTCCTGCTGCGCAACGAGCCCCCGGAACCGGGCGAACGGCCACTGCTGCCCCTCGCGGCCGACGGGCGGCGGATCGCGGTGGTCGGGCTGCTCGGCGACGCCTGCATGCTGGACTGGTACAGCGGTTCCCTGATCCACCGCTCCTCGCCGCTGGACGGGGTGCGCGAGCGGTTCGGCGCGGACCGCGTGACCTTCGCCGAGGGCGTGGACCGGGTCCGGCTGCGAACCGCGTCCGGGGCGCTGCTGCGGGTGCCGGAGAGCCCCGGCGCGGCCGGCGCCGCGCGGGGTGCGGAGGGCGCGCTCGACCCGGCTCTGCTCGCGGGCCGTACGGACCTTCCGCCGCTGACCGCCGACGCCGAGGGCTCGGAACTTGCCCTCGTCGACCGGGGCGACGGGGTGCTGACCCTGCGCGCCCCCGACGGCCGCTACCTGTCGGTCGCCGGGGACGGGTTCGTCCGCGCCTCGGCGGACCAGCCCGGCGGCTGGGTCGTCCAGGAGACCTTCCGGCTGGAAGCCCGTGAGGACCATGGGAACGGGCACCTCCTTCTGCACCTCGGTACGGGTGGCTACGTCTCTGTCGCCGCCGAGGGCGTGAAGGTTGCCGCCGGCCGGGAATCCGCCGACGTCTTCACGGTGGAGGTGGTCGAGCGGGGCGAGGAGGCGGTCGCGCGGGCCGCCGCGGGGGCGGACACCGTGGTCGTCGTGGCCGGGAACGACCCGCACATCAACGGCCGGGAGACCGAGGACCGGACGACGCTCGCGCTCCCCGCCCACCAGGAGCGGCTCTGGCGGGCCGCGCACGCGGCGAACCCGCGGACCGTCCTGGTCCTCGTGTCCTCCTACCCGTACGCGGTCCCGGCGGCGGCCGCCACGCTCCCGGCGCTGCTCTGGACCGCGCACGGCGGGCAGGCGGCGGGCACGGCGCTCGCCCGGGTCCTGGCCGGCGACGTCTCCCCGGCGGGCCGGCTCCCGCAGACCTGGTACGCGGCCGACGAGGACCTGCCCGACCTCCTCGACTACGACGTCATCGGCGGCCGGCAGACCTATCTGTACTTCGACGGCACGCCGCTGTTCCCGTTCGGGCACGGCCTGTCGTACACGACGTTCGGGTACGAGGAGCTGACGGCGGCCGTGGACGGGGAGACGGTACGGATCTCCTGCACGGTGACGAACACCGGCGCCGTCGCCTCCGACGAGGTCGTCCAGGTGTACGCGCGCGCGGTGGCGCCGACCGTGCCGCGCCCGCACCGCGAGCTGGTCGCCCACGAGCGGGTGTCCCTCGCGCCGGGCGCGTCCGTCTCCCTCGCCTTCGAGGCGCCGACGGCGGCGCTCGGACACTGGGACGTGGCCCACGGCCGGTGGACGGTGGAGCCGGGCGCGTACGAGCTGCAGGCGGGAGCGTCCAGCGCCGACGTCCGCCGCACGGTCCGCGTCGAGGTGGCGGGTGAGGCACCGGGCCCGCGCCCGGTCCTGACGGCGGGCCTGTCAGCGGCCGACTACGACGAGCAGTCCGGCACGGTGCTGGTGGACCGCGCGAAGACCTCGGGCGACGCGGTGACCCCGGCGGACCCGGGCGTGCCCGGCGTCCTGCTCTACCGCGCGTGCGACTTCGGCGACGGCGTCGCGGAGATCGCGGTGACGGCCTCGGGGACGGGCGAGGTGACGTTCTTCGCGGCCGACGGGACGACCCTGGCCGGTGTCGTCGTGGGGCCGACGGACGGCCCGTACGCCTACGCCACCGTGGCGGTGGCCTGCCGCGTCCGAGGTGTGACGGACCTCCGCGTCGAGCTGCGCGGGCGGGTACGGCTGGCGCACGTCGCCTGCTCCGGCTGA
- a CDS encoding beta-galactosidase, which translates to MPSLDDVTRPPGRPPRILYGGDWNPEQWPEETWTEDVRLMRRAGVDSVTLGVFSWSRIEPAPGAREFGWLDRLMDLTHAHGIGVVLATPTSSPPPWLGRLHPETLPRDEDGRTEWWGSRQHFSHSSEAYRRYAAAITEDLAARYADHPALTMWHINNEYCTHDWGDEAARTFRRWLRHRYGTLDALNTAWGTDFWSQRYGDWAEVLPPRRAHYLKNPAHVLDFRRYTSDQLLECFRAERDIVRRHTPHLPVTTNFMPFWSGQDGWAWAAEEDVVSVDVYPDPRDPAAGAYNAMIGDLTRSQAGGGPWMVMEQAAGAVNWRGVNHPKPYGLNRLWALQAVAHGADAVCYFQWRQSRQGAEKFHSGMLGHTGERGRVFQETVRVGQDLARIGPRVAGGRVTADIAVLHDWNSWWAGDQDGKPSRRIDHAEIVRAWHRALWDAHLPVSFAHPHHDLGAHRLVLAPHLHLLDDRAVTNLLGYVHGGGTLVCGFLTGIADHDDRIRPGGMDARLRDLLGIDLLQEWWPLDVGEHVDCGTFRGTLWSEELTPAPGAETVAAYRGGELDGLPAVLRNGRAWYVSTLPEPAALSRLLAGVAREAGARPVLDGLPPGVEAVRRGDLLFLLHHGRDQVTVPLPGCHRDLLTGADTDGTLTLDRYGVAVLEERGPEPVPAAGERP; encoded by the coding sequence ATGCCGAGCCTCGACGACGTGACCCGGCCGCCCGGCCGCCCGCCCCGCATCCTGTACGGCGGCGACTGGAACCCCGAGCAGTGGCCCGAGGAGACCTGGACGGAGGACGTCCGGCTGATGCGGCGCGCCGGGGTCGACTCCGTCACCCTCGGCGTCTTCTCCTGGTCCCGCATCGAACCCGCCCCCGGCGCACGCGAGTTCGGCTGGCTCGACCGGCTCATGGACCTGACGCACGCGCACGGCATCGGGGTCGTCCTCGCCACCCCCACCTCCTCGCCCCCGCCCTGGCTCGGCCGGCTCCACCCCGAGACGCTGCCCCGCGACGAGGACGGCCGGACCGAATGGTGGGGCTCGCGCCAGCACTTCTCCCACTCCAGCGAGGCCTACCGGCGGTACGCCGCCGCGATCACCGAGGACCTCGCCGCCCGGTACGCGGACCACCCGGCGCTCACCATGTGGCACATCAACAACGAGTACTGCACCCACGACTGGGGCGACGAGGCCGCCCGCACCTTCCGCCGCTGGCTCCGGCACCGCTACGGCACCCTCGACGCCCTCAACACCGCCTGGGGCACCGACTTCTGGAGCCAGCGGTACGGCGACTGGGCCGAGGTCCTGCCACCCCGCCGCGCCCACTACCTGAAGAACCCGGCGCACGTCCTCGACTTCCGCCGCTACACCTCCGACCAGCTCCTGGAATGCTTCCGCGCCGAACGCGACATCGTCCGCCGGCACACCCCGCACCTCCCGGTGACCACCAACTTCATGCCGTTCTGGTCGGGACAGGACGGCTGGGCCTGGGCGGCGGAGGAGGACGTCGTCTCCGTCGACGTCTATCCCGATCCCCGGGACCCGGCGGCGGGCGCGTACAACGCGATGATCGGCGACCTCACCCGCTCGCAGGCCGGGGGCGGGCCCTGGATGGTCATGGAACAGGCGGCCGGCGCGGTGAACTGGCGGGGCGTCAACCACCCCAAGCCGTACGGGCTCAACCGCCTCTGGGCCCTCCAGGCCGTCGCCCACGGCGCCGACGCCGTCTGCTACTTCCAGTGGCGCCAGTCCCGGCAGGGCGCGGAGAAGTTCCACTCCGGGATGCTCGGCCACACCGGGGAGCGCGGCCGGGTCTTCCAGGAGACCGTCCGCGTCGGCCAGGACCTCGCCCGCATCGGCCCCCGGGTCGCGGGCGGCCGGGTCACCGCCGACATCGCCGTCCTGCACGACTGGAACTCCTGGTGGGCCGGCGACCAGGACGGGAAGCCCTCCCGCCGGATCGACCACGCCGAGATCGTCCGCGCCTGGCACCGCGCCCTCTGGGACGCCCACCTCCCCGTCTCCTTCGCCCACCCCCACCACGACCTCGGCGCCCACCGGCTCGTCCTCGCCCCGCACCTCCACCTCCTCGACGACCGGGCGGTCACCAACCTCCTCGGGTACGTCCACGGCGGCGGCACCCTCGTCTGCGGCTTCCTCACCGGCATCGCCGACCACGACGACCGGATCCGCCCCGGCGGCATGGACGCCAGGCTCCGGGACCTCCTCGGCATCGACCTGCTCCAGGAGTGGTGGCCGCTCGACGTGGGCGAGCACGTCGACTGCGGCACGTTCCGCGGCACGCTCTGGTCCGAGGAACTGACCCCCGCCCCGGGCGCCGAGACCGTCGCCGCCTACCGGGGCGGGGAACTCGACGGCCTGCCCGCCGTCCTCCGCAACGGCCGCGCCTGGTACGTCTCCACCCTCCCCGAACCGGCCGCCCTGAGCCGCCTCCTCGCGGGTGTCGCCCGGGAGGCCGGAGCGCGCCCCGTCCTCGACGGCCTGCCCCCGGGCGTCGAGGCCGTCCGGCGCGGCGACCTGCTCTTCCTCCTCCACCACGGGCGCGACCAGGTCACGGTCCCGCTGCCCGGATGCCACCGCGACCTGCTCACCGGCGCCGACACGGACGGAACGCTGACGCTGGACCGGTACGGGGTGGCGGTCCTTGAGGAGCGCGGACCGGAGCCGGTCCCGGCAGCGGGGGAGCGTCCATGA
- a CDS encoding ABC transporter permease → MTTLDTQTAEPAAPAATGRTPRDRRRGGRRSRTTGHVPLGRRLRRDRALLLMTVPALVLVVVFNYVPILGNVVAFQDYDPYVSANGVTAMLESPWVGLAQFERVFSDPGFWHAVENTLVLFLLQLVLFFPVPIALALLVNSLLRPRLRAFVQAVLYLPHFFSWVLVVTVFQQILGGAGIIAQTLRQHGHEGFDLMTDPAVFKFLVTAEGVWKDAGWGVIVFLAALAAVNQDLYEAAAMDGAGRGRRMWHVTLPALRPVIALLLVLRVGDALTVGFEQLLLQRDAVGPGAAEVLDTFVWWTGLRSQDFSYAAAAGLVKGVVGLVLVLSANKTAHLMGEQGVYRK, encoded by the coding sequence GTGACCACGCTCGACACCCAGACGGCGGAGCCGGCCGCGCCCGCCGCCACCGGCCGGACCCCCCGGGACCGCCGCCGGGGCGGACGGCGGAGTCGTACGACCGGGCACGTCCCGCTCGGCCGGCGGCTCCGCCGCGACCGGGCCCTGCTCCTGATGACCGTCCCGGCGCTCGTCCTCGTCGTCGTCTTCAACTACGTCCCCATCCTCGGGAACGTCGTCGCCTTCCAGGACTACGACCCGTACGTCTCGGCCAACGGCGTCACCGCCATGCTGGAGAGCCCATGGGTCGGCCTCGCCCAGTTCGAACGGGTCTTCTCCGACCCGGGGTTCTGGCACGCCGTCGAGAACACCCTCGTCCTCTTCCTCCTCCAGCTGGTGCTGTTCTTCCCGGTGCCCATCGCACTCGCCCTGCTCGTCAACAGCCTGCTGCGACCCCGGCTCCGGGCCTTCGTCCAGGCCGTCCTCTACCTGCCCCACTTCTTCTCGTGGGTCCTCGTCGTCACGGTCTTCCAGCAGATCCTCGGCGGCGCCGGCATCATCGCGCAGACCCTCCGGCAGCACGGCCACGAGGGCTTCGACCTGATGACCGACCCGGCGGTCTTCAAGTTCCTCGTCACCGCCGAGGGCGTGTGGAAGGACGCGGGCTGGGGCGTCATCGTCTTCCTCGCCGCGCTCGCCGCCGTCAACCAGGACCTGTACGAGGCGGCCGCGATGGACGGCGCCGGCCGCGGGCGGCGCATGTGGCACGTCACCCTGCCCGCCCTGCGGCCCGTCATCGCCCTGCTTCTCGTCCTCCGGGTGGGCGACGCCCTCACCGTCGGCTTCGAACAGCTGCTGCTCCAGCGCGACGCCGTCGGCCCGGGGGCCGCCGAGGTCCTCGACACCTTCGTGTGGTGGACCGGTCTGCGCAGCCAGGACTTCAGCTACGCGGCCGCCGCCGGACTGGTCAAGGGCGTCGTCGGCCTCGTGCTCGTGCTCTCGGCCAACAAGACCGCCCACCTCATGGGCGAGCAGGGGGTGTACCGGAAGTGA
- a CDS encoding glycosyl hydrolase family 95 catalytic domain-containing protein, with protein sequence MRHGTWEPAPAARWEDGFLAGNGRHGALVLGDPEDDAVIVTHHTLVRPVHAPADTAPPRLAAALPALQDALLAGDTTAAERFTDGRPLRWVRPFHPAFRTRVRSPRPGAPGLPVRRSVDFTTGVVTAECGERRSEVFVSRADDVLVQYVTGPGPAVEVDLDHRLPGVPAELAVGRGVATARGRTVLTLRARYPDSPLGYTGLTLLLTDTGRTTVTAAGVRIEGAGRLLLLTRVRRHAGDLDTEGEAQALQALVDAGPGSRPVARSRPGGGTDLAAVHGRLLARHTALHGAAYRRVALDLGADEAERALPGSVLLRRPDSPALLERLFAAGRYHLLSSAGSHPPRLTGLWTGDWNTAWSGAFTTNANLNLQTASAVAADLPEVTEAHRNLLHGQTAHWKDNARAVFGARGIVAPTHTDGESGHTYHFSREYPLHLWTAGADWLLGPLLDHDEATGRPDPRTSALLAELARFYEDFLTRTGPDGRIAVVPSYSPENRPRGGGWGAVNATMDIAAARHALRAAADRAPRPDATRLRALADRLPPYRVNDEGALAEWAWPGLGDRYDHRHLSHLYPVWPLDEINPYDTPDLAKAAGRALELRGSENDSAHGHLHHGLVAARLRDAARTEDALARVLTGDYFHDSLMSAHYPGRDVYNADAAHTLPALLVEALVQSTPTRLVLLPAPPARCPHGRLTGIRTRFGARLDLTWSPAAYQAVLRPDRDAEIDLRTPAGAGRLVLRAGEERTVSS encoded by the coding sequence ATGAGGCACGGCACCTGGGAGCCCGCGCCCGCCGCCCGCTGGGAGGACGGGTTCCTCGCGGGAAACGGCCGGCACGGCGCCCTCGTCCTCGGCGACCCCGAGGACGACGCGGTGATCGTCACCCACCACACCCTCGTACGGCCCGTGCACGCCCCCGCCGACACGGCGCCGCCCCGGCTCGCCGCCGCGCTCCCCGCCCTCCAGGACGCCCTGCTCGCCGGGGACACGACGGCCGCCGAGCGGTTCACGGACGGCCGGCCGCTGCGCTGGGTCCGGCCCTTCCACCCGGCCTTCAGGACCCGGGTCCGCAGCCCCCGGCCCGGCGCCCCCGGCCTCCCCGTGCGCCGCTCCGTCGACTTCACCACCGGCGTGGTCACCGCCGAGTGCGGGGAGCGGCGCAGCGAGGTCTTCGTCTCCCGCGCCGACGACGTCCTCGTCCAGTACGTCACCGGGCCCGGCCCCGCCGTCGAGGTCGACCTCGACCACCGGCTGCCCGGGGTCCCCGCCGAGCTGGCGGTCGGACGCGGCGTCGCCACGGCACGCGGGCGGACCGTCCTCACCCTGCGGGCCCGCTACCCGGACAGCCCGCTCGGCTACACCGGCCTCACGCTCCTGCTCACCGACACCGGCCGCACCACCGTCACCGCCGCCGGGGTGCGGATCGAGGGCGCCGGGCGGCTGCTCCTCCTCACCCGGGTCCGCCGCCACGCCGGCGACCTGGACACGGAGGGCGAGGCGCAGGCGCTACAAGCCCTGGTCGACGCGGGCCCCGGGTCCCGGCCGGTGGCGCGCTCCCGCCCCGGCGGCGGCACCGATCTCGCCGCCGTCCACGGCCGGCTGCTCGCCCGCCACACCGCCCTGCACGGCGCCGCCTACCGGCGGGTCGCCCTCGACCTCGGCGCGGACGAGGCCGAGCGGGCCCTCCCCGGCTCCGTCCTCCTCCGCAGGCCCGACAGCCCCGCCCTCCTGGAGCGCCTCTTCGCGGCCGGCCGCTACCACCTGCTCTCCTCCGCCGGCTCACACCCGCCCCGGCTCACCGGACTGTGGACCGGGGACTGGAACACCGCCTGGTCGGGGGCGTTCACCACCAACGCCAACCTCAACCTCCAGACCGCCTCCGCCGTCGCGGCCGACCTGCCCGAGGTGACGGAGGCCCACCGGAACCTGCTGCACGGGCAGACGGCCCACTGGAAGGACAACGCCCGCGCCGTGTTCGGCGCCCGGGGCATCGTCGCTCCCACCCACACCGACGGCGAGTCGGGGCACACGTACCACTTCAGCCGCGAGTACCCCCTCCACCTGTGGACGGCGGGCGCCGACTGGCTGCTGGGGCCGCTCCTCGACCACGACGAGGCCACCGGACGACCCGACCCGAGGACCTCCGCCCTGCTCGCCGAACTCGCCCGGTTCTACGAGGACTTCCTCACCCGCACCGGACCCGACGGACGGATCGCCGTCGTCCCCTCGTACTCCCCGGAGAACCGGCCGCGCGGCGGAGGCTGGGGCGCCGTCAACGCCACCATGGACATCGCCGCCGCCCGGCACGCCCTGCGCGCCGCCGCCGACCGGGCGCCCCGGCCGGACGCCACACGGCTGCGCGCGCTCGCCGACCGGCTGCCGCCCTACCGGGTCAACGACGAGGGGGCGCTGGCCGAATGGGCCTGGCCCGGCCTCGGAGACCGCTACGACCACCGGCACCTGAGCCACCTCTACCCCGTCTGGCCGCTCGACGAGATCAACCCGTACGACACCCCCGACCTCGCGAAGGCCGCCGGGCGGGCCCTCGAACTCCGCGGCAGCGAGAACGACTCGGCCCACGGGCACCTCCACCACGGCCTGGTCGCCGCCCGGTTGCGCGACGCGGCCCGCACCGAGGACGCGCTGGCCCGGGTGCTCACCGGCGACTACTTCCACGACTCCCTGATGAGCGCCCATTACCCGGGCCGTGACGTCTACAACGCCGACGCCGCCCACACGCTGCCCGCGCTGCTCGTCGAAGCCCTAGTCCAGTCCACCCCCACCCGGCTCGTCCTGCTGCCCGCGCCGCCCGCCCGCTGCCCGCACGGACGGCTCACCGGCATACGGACCCGGTTCGGCGCCCGCCTCGACCTGACCTGGTCCCCGGCCGCGTACCAGGCGGTGCTGCGCCCCGACCGGGACGCGGAGATCGACCTCAGGACCCCGGCGGGGGCCGGCCGGCTCGTCCTGCGCGCGGGCGAGGAACGGACCGTCAGTTCCTGA